One window from the genome of Phalacrocorax aristotelis chromosome 28, bGulAri2.1, whole genome shotgun sequence encodes:
- the WDR83 gene encoding WD repeat domain-containing protein 83 isoform X1, protein MAFPRPRPARPELPRQRVRTVQCGQGAVRAVRFNVDGNYCLTCGSDKSLKLWNPHKGTALRTYQGHGYEVLDAAGSFDNSQLCSCGADKTVALWDVATGQVVRKYRGHAGKVNCVQFNEEATIIVSGSIDSTVRCWDCRSRRPDPVQVLDEAKDGISSVKVSDHEILSGSVDGRVRRYDLRAGELYSDYIGSPITSVCFSKDGQCTLAASLDSTLRLLDKETGELLGEYTGHRSTAYRLDCVLSEQDTHVGCASEDGNVYFWDLVEGSLALSLAVGRGVVQSLSFHPTLPCLLTATEGHIQLWREETFQPEGDAAT, encoded by the exons aTGGCCTTCCCGCGGCcgcggcccgcccgccccgagCTGCCGCGGCAGCGGGTGCGGACGGTGCAGTGCGGGCAGGGCGCCGTGAGGGCCGTCCGCTTCAACG TGGATGGGAACTACTGCCTGACCTGCGGCAGCGACAAGTCCCTGAAGCTCTGGAACCCGCACAAGGGCACGGCGCTGCGCACCTACCAGGGGCACGGCTACGAGGTGCTGGATGCCGCCGG CTCCTTTGAcaacagccagctctgctcctgcggGGCCGACAAGACCGTGGCACTGTGGGACGTGGCCACTGGACAAGTGGTCCGCAAGTACCGGGGACATGCAGGG AAGGTGAATTGTGTCCAGTTCAACGAGGAGGCCACCATCATCGTGTCTG GCTCCATTGACTCCACCGTCCGCTGCTGGGACTGCCGCTCCCGCCGGCCCGACCCTGTCCAGGTCCTGGACGAGGCCAAGGACGGGATCTCCAGTGTGAAGGTCTCCGACCACGAGATCCTCTCAGG CTCCGTGGACGGCCGGGTCCGACGCTATGACCTGCGTGCCGGCGAGCTCTACTCTGACTACATAGGGA GCCCCATCACCAGCGTCTGCTTTAGCAAGGATGGGCAGTGCACCCTGGCTGCCAGCCTTGACTCCACCCTGCGTCTGCTGGACAAGGAGACGGGGGAGCTGCTGGGCGA GTACACAGGCCACCGCAGCACGGCTTACCGGCTGGACTGTGTGCTGAGCGAGCAGGACACCCATGTGGGCTGCGCCTCCGAGGATGGCAACGTCTATTTCTGGGACCTCGTGGAG GGCTCGCTGGCGCTCAGCCTGGCGGTTGGCCGTGGCGTAGTGCAGTCCCTCTCCTTCCaccccaccctgccctgcctgctcacCGCCACCGAGGGCCACATCCAGCTCTGGCGCGAGGAGACCTTCCAGCCCGAGGGGGACGCCGCCACGTGA
- the TRMT1 gene encoding tRNA (guanine(26)-N(2))-dimethyltransferase isoform X1 yields MRGAARAVAAFSTFRGASLCPPRGPPAMDGTSPNGSGPSPGTGSPPGAGETLISEGRATILFPSANEVFYNPVQGFNRDLTCAVVTEFARLQLQPKGIRVILPGEEMGTSSPQPPEDSDGDTELAPDGPEAPRMAKPGEVCEGGLRVLEALAASGLRSIRFAKEVPGLRAVVANDFSARAVELMRRNVAFNSVGDLVTPRMADARMLMYQCKADREPFDVIDLDPYGSPAPFLDAAVQAVSEGGLLCVTCTDMGVMAGNSAETCYSKYGAVSLKGKFCHEMALRIILHSLDSCANRYQRFIVPLLSVSADFYIRVFVRVFTGQAKVKASASKQALVYHCVGCGTHHLQRMGKITSHGTGYSRAGRGWRSMMVGRGPCDGGGLLTPHLSPASFKYGAATGPPVGPTCEFCQQRHQLGGPMWAEPLHDSAFVERVLAALESSPGRFQTEQRMQGMLSVITEELGDVPLYYTLDGLSSTIHCNTPSLLQFRSALLHAGYRVSLSHACKNAVKTDAPPTVLWDIMRCWAKIHPVKRERLAETSPASRILSVEPTLQASFTLRDDANPSSRKRGLKRFPENPEAFWGPKARAKAGGGISPSLQEKRKRHQNKRTERTDDGASLKHFPCKRFKEGNCSLGAQCCYSHEGEPPAAPSP; encoded by the exons ATGCGTGGGGCGGCGCGGGCGG TGGCCGCCTTCAGCACCTTTCGCGGAGCCAGCCTGTGCCCCCCCCGCGGTCCCCCTGCCATGGACGGGACCTCCCCCAACGGCTCCGGGCCCTCCCCGGGCACCGGGAGCCCCCCCGGGGCTGGTGAGACGCTCATCTCCGAAGGCCGAGCCACCATCCTCTTCCCCAGCGCCAATGAGGTCTTCTACAACCCTGTGCAAGGCTTCAACCGTGACTTGAC CTGTGCCGTCGTGACAGAGTTTGCTCGGCTCCAGCTGCAGCCGAAGGGGATCAGGG TCATCCTTCCcggggaggagatgggcacGAGCAGCCCCCAACCGCCAGAGGACAGTGATGGTGACACTGAGCTGGCACCCGACGGCCCCGAGGCCCCGCGGATGGCAAAGCCAGGAGAAGTGTGCGAG GGAGGGCTGCGGGTCCTGGAGGCGCTGGCGGCCTCGGGGCTCCGTTCCATCCGCTTTGCCaaggaggtgccggggctgcgggCCGTGGTGGCCAACGACTTCTCGGCCCGTGCAGTGGAGCTGATGAGGCGCAATGTGGCCTTCAACAGCGTGGGGGACCTGGTGACCCCCCGCATGGCTGATGCCAG gATGCTGATGTACCAGTGCAAAGCAGACAGGGAACCCTTCGATGTGATTGACCTGGACCCCTACGGCAGCCCCGCGCCCTTCCTGGATGCTGCTGTGCAGGCTGTGAGCGAAGGAG ggctgctctgcgTCACCTGCACGGACATGGGCGTGATGGCAGGGAACAGCGCCGAGACGTGTTACAGCAAGTACGGGGCCGTGTCCCTCAAGGGCAAGTTCTGCCATGAGATG GCCCTCCGCATCATCCTGCACAGCCTGGACAGCTGCGCCAACCGCTACCAGCGCTTCATCGTGCCGCTGCTCTCGGTGAGCGCCGACTTCTACATCCGCGTCTTCGTGCGGGTCTTCACGGGGCAGGCGAAGGTGAAGGCCTCAGCCAG CAAGCAGGCCCTGGTGTACCACTGCGTGGGCTGCGGCACCCACCATCTCCAGCGCATGGGCAAAATCACGAGCCACGGCACCGGgtacagcagggctgggagggggtggCGCTCCATGATGGTGGGGCGGGGACCCTGTGATGGCGGGGGGCTGCTCACACCTCACCTTTCCCCTGCCAGTTTCAAGTACGGTGCAGCCACAGGGCCGCCCGTGGGTCCCACCTGCGAGTTCTGCCAGCAGCGGCACCAG CTGGGTGGCCCCATGTGGGCTGAGCCCCTGCACGACTCGGCCTTTGTGGAACGGGTGCTGGCGgcgctggagagcagccccggGCGCTTCCAGACGGAGCAGCGGATGCAGGGGATGCTCAGCGTCATCACTGAG GAGCTCGGTGATGTCCCCCTCTACTACACCCTCGACGGCCTCAGCAGCACCATCCACTGCAAcaccccctccctgctgcagttcaG GTCCGCCCTCCTGCACGCTGGCTACCGCGTCTCGCTCTCTCACGCCTGCAAGAACGCCGTGAAGACGGACGCGCCGCCCACCGTGCTCTGGGACATCATGCGCTGCTGG GCCAAGATCCACCCTGTGAAGCGCGAGCGGCTCGCAGAGACCAGCCCGGCTTCCCGCATTCTCTCCGTGGAGCCCAC GCTCCAGGCCTCCTTCACCCTCCGTGATGACGCCAACCCCAGCTCCAGAAAACGGGGATTGAAGCGGTTCCCGGAAAACCCTGAAGCCTTCTGGGGTCCCAAAGCCAGGGCCAAGGCTGG GGGTGgcatctctccctccctccaggaGAAGCGGAAACGACACCAGAACAAACGGACGGAGCGGACAGATGACGGCGCCAGCCTGAAACACTTCCCCTGCAAACGCTTCAAGGAG GGAAACTGCTCCTTGGGCGCCCAGTGCTGTTACTCGCACGAGGGGgagcccccagctgccccctcaCCCTGA
- the WDR83OS gene encoding PAT complex subunit Asterix, with product MADPRRPARVARYKPPSTETNPALEDPTPDYMNLLGMVFSMCGLMLKLKWCAWIAVYCSFISFANSRSSEDTKQMMSSFMLSISAVVMSYLQNPQPMSPPW from the exons atggcGGACCCGCGGCGGCCGGCGCGGGTGGCCAG GTACAAGCCACCGTCCACCGAGACCAACCCGGCgctggaggaccccacgcccGACTACATGAACCTGCTGGGGATGGTCTTCAGCATGTGCGGGCTTATGTTAAAG CTGAAGTGGTGCGCCTGGATCGCCGTCTACTGCTCCTTCATCAGCTTCGCCAACTCCCGCAGCTCTGAGGACACCAAGCAGATGATGAGCAGCTTCAT GCTCTCCATCTCCGCAGTGGTGATGTCCTACCTGCAGAACCCCCAGCCCATGTCCCCCCCGTGGTGA
- the MAN2B1 gene encoding lysosomal alpha-mannosidase, whose product MTAPASGMAVPGAVALLLPLLGAAVAAAGCGYQSCPPTRPGLLNVHLVPHTHDDVGWLKTVEQYFYGVRNEVQHAGVQYILDSVVAQLVANPSRRFIYAEVAFLARWWRQQDEATRRTVRQLVEQGRLEFVGGGWCMSDEAAAHYDPAIEQLALGRRFLRREFGACGTPRVAWQIDPFGHSRQLASVFAQMGYDGLFVGRVDYQDKAMREELREMEMLWRASGSLPPPAADLFTGILPNVYNPPSGFCWDQLCSDPPVVDEDSEENNVDSIVSTFLQIATSQAERYRTNHIIMTMGSDFHYENANLWFKNMDKLIAHVNARQANGSRVHVLYSTPSCYLWELHQANLSWSLKTDDFFPYADGPHQFWTGYFTSRPAFKRYERLSNNFLQICSQLEALAGPAAQEGPYGPGDSSVLREAVAVAQHHDAVTGTEKQHVADDYARQLAAGWESCQLLVANALASLSGSKENFIFCNALNISVCPLTETAGRFTVVLYNPLGRRVTWPIRLPVNGVSYAVTDPQGQPVPSEVIPISNFTRRLHRDGSSASWELLFQASAPPLGFSTFMVSRLSRGDPRAPPAWTQVLSQPREIQNEHVRVLFDPLTGHLKEIQNLDKSISLPVFQSFYWYNASVGNDESSQASGAYIFRPNSSKPIPVSSSKRVSLHLLKNALVQEVHQNFSSWCSQVVRLHAGQPYVELEWTVGPIPVADGWGKEIISRFETTLQTDARFYTDSNGRQILERRRDYRPTWNLSQTEPVAGNYYPVNSRIFIKDKKFQLTVLTDRSQGGSSIFDGSLELMVHRRLLYDDNRGVGEPLVELGANKQGLVVRGRHLVLLDTVESAADQHRLLAQEMFMAPYAVLAPGGGSSYRRGQPSLRQFSALRWELPPNVHLLTLTPWDPGTLLLRLEHQFERGESANGSQPVTIDLMNLFSAFTIISVQEMSLGADLPLDAISRLVWTPATGPAQPRSVPKLDPSRVTLQPMEIRTFLATVQYKVPGAGPWGA is encoded by the exons ATGACCGCGCCCGCGAGCGGCATGGCGGTGCCCGGCGCGGTGGCGCTGCTGTTGCCGCTCCTcggggcggcggtggcggccgcGGGATGCGGGTACCAG TCGTGTCCGCCCACACGCCCCGGCCTCCTGAACGTGCACCTGGTGCCCCACACGCACGATGACGTGGGCTGGCTCAAGACGGTGGAGCAGTACTTCTACGGAG TGCGTAACGAGGTGCAGCACGCCGGGGTGCAGTACATCCTGGACTCGGTGGTGGCCCAGCTGGTGGCCAACCCCTCCCGCCGCTTCATCTACGCCGAGGTGGCCTTCCTGGCCCGCTGGTGGAGGCAGCAGGACGAGGCCACGCGCCGCACTGTGCGCCAGCTCGTTGAGCAGG GGCGCTTGGAGTTTGTGGGGGGGGGCTGGTGCATGAGCGATGAGGCGGCCGCCCACTATGACCCTGCCATTGAGCAGCTGGCGCTGGGCCGCCGCTTCCTGCGCCGGGAGTTCGGGGCCTGCGGCACCCCCCGCGTCGCCTGGCAGATCGACCCCTTCGGGCACTCCCGCCAGCTGGCCTCCGTCTTCGCCCAG aTGGGCTACGATGGGCTGTTTGTGGGGCGCGTGGACTACCAGGACAAGGCGATGCGGGAGGAGCTGCGGGAGATGGAGATGCTCTGGCGGGCAAGCGGGAGCCTGCCACCCCCTGCCGCCGACCTCTTCACTG GCATCCTCCCCAACGTCTACAACCCGCCATCGGGGTTCTGCTGGGACCAGCTCTGCTCCGATCCCCCTGTGGTGGACGAGGACAGCGAGGAGAACAACGTGGACAGCATTGTCTCCACCTTCCTGCAGATTGCCACCAGCCAG GCCGAGCGCTACCGCACCAACCACATCATCATGACGATGGGCTCCGACTTCCACTACGAAAACGCCAACCTGTGGTTCAAGAACATGGACAAGCTCATCGCCCACGTCAATGCCCGG CAAGCTAACGGCAGCCGTGTCCATGTCCTCTACTCCACCCCATCCTGCTACCTCTGGGAGCTGCACCAGGCCAACCTCTCCTG GTCCCTGAAGACAGATGACTTCTTTCCCTACGCAGATGGCCCCCACCAGTTCTGGACAGGTTATTTCACCAGCCGACCGGCCTTCAAGCGCTATGAACGCCTCAGCAACAACTTTCTGCAG ATCTGCAGCCAGCTGGAGGCTTTGGCAGGGCCGGCGGCACAGGAGGGTCCCTATGGGCCTGGGGACAGCTCTGTGCTTC GCGAAGCCGTGGCCGTGGCTCAGCATCATGACGCTGTGACTGGCACTGAGAAGCAGCACGTGGCCGACGACTAtgccaggcagctggcagcgGGGTGGGAGAGCTGCCAG CTCCTGGTTGCCAACGCCCTGGCCAGCCTCAGCGGCAGCAAGGAAAACTTCATCTTCTGCAATGCCCTCAACATCAGCGTCTGTCCCCTGACGGAGACGGCTGGCCGT TTCACCGTTGTCCTGTATAACCCCCTGGGCCGCCGTGTGACCTGGCCCATCCGCCTGCCAGTCAACGGGGTGTCCTACGCAGTGACGGACCCCCAGGGCCAGCCTGTACCCAGCGAG GTCATCCCCATCTCCAACTTCACCCGCCGCCTGCATCGTGACGGCAGCAGCGCCTCGTGGGAGCTCCTTTTCCAGGCCTCTGCACCTCCCCTGGGCTTCAGCACCTTCATGGTCTCCCGACTGAGCCGTGGGGACCCCCGTGCACCCCCTGCCTGGACCCAGGTGTTGTCACAGCCTCGGGAGATCCAGAATGAG CATGTCCGGGTGCTCTTTGACCCCCTCACTGGGCACCTGAAGGAGATCCAGAACCTGGACAAAAGCATCTCACTACCCGTCTTCCAGAGCTTCTACTG GTACAATGCCAGCGTCGGCAACGACGAGAGCTCCCAGGCCTCGGGCGCCTATATCTTCCGCCCCAACAGCTCCAAGCCCATCCCTGTCTCCAGCTCCAAGCGGGTCTCTCTGCACCTGCTGAAG AATGCACTGGTGCAGGAGGTCCACCAGAACTTCTCCTCGTGGTGCTCCCAGGTGGTGCGGCTCCATGCGGGGCAGCCCTACGTGGAGCTGGAGTGGACTGTGGGGCCCATCCCTGTGGC GGATGGCTGGGGCAAGGAGATCATCAGCCGCTTCGAGACTACGCTGCAGACGGACGCTCGCTTCTACACCGACTCCAATGGGCGGCAGATCCTGGAGCGCAG GCGTGACTATCGTCCCACATGGAACCTGAGCCAGACGGAGCCCGTGGCAGGGAATTACTACCCTGTTAACAGCCGCATCTTCATCAAG gaCAAGAAGTTCCAGCTGACGGTGTTGACAGACCgctcgcagggtggcagcagcatCTTTGATGGCTCCCTGGAGCTCATG GTCCATCGGCGGCTCCTGTATGACGACAACCGGGGCGTGGGGGAGCCACTGGTTGAGCTGGGAGCCAACAAGCAGGGGCTGGTGGTCCGCGGCCGCCACCTCGTCCTCCTCGACACGGTGGAGTCGGCAGCTGACCAGCACCGGCTCCTGGCGCAGGAGATGTTCATGGCGCCGTACGCGGTGCTGGCGCCTGGCGGGGGCTCCTCCTACCGCCGCGGTCAGCCCAGCCTGCGGCAG TTCTCGGCGCTGCGGTGGGAGCTGCCCCCCAACGTCCACCTCCTGACGCTGACACCCTGGGACCCCGGCACCCTCCTGCTGCGGCTGGAGCACCAGTTTGAGAGGGGCGAGAGTGCCAATGGCTCCCAGCCAGTCACCATCGACCTCATG AACCTCTTCTCGGCTTTCACCATCATCTCGGTGCAGGAGATGAGCCTGGGAGCCGACCTGCCACTCGATGCCATCTCCCGCCTGGTCTGGACCCCTGCCACAG gtccGGCCCAGCCCCGGTCAGTCCCCAAACTGGACCCGAGCCGGGTCACGCTGCAGCCTATGGAGATCAGGACCTTCCTGGCCACAGTGCAGTACAAGGTGCCTGGAGCTGGCCCGTGGGGGGCCTGA
- the TRMT1 gene encoding tRNA (guanine(26)-N(2))-dimethyltransferase isoform X3 has protein sequence MDGTSPNGSGPSPGTGSPPGAGETLISEGRATILFPSANEVFYNPVQGFNRDLTCAVVTEFARLQLQPKGIRVILPGEEMGTSSPQPPEDSDGDTELAPDGPEAPRMAKPGEVCEGGLRVLEALAASGLRSIRFAKEVPGLRAVVANDFSARAVELMRRNVAFNSVGDLVTPRMADARMLMYQCKADREPFDVIDLDPYGSPAPFLDAAVQAVSEGGLLCVTCTDMGVMAGNSAETCYSKYGAVSLKGKFCHEMALRIILHSLDSCANRYQRFIVPLLSVSADFYIRVFVRVFTGQAKVKASASKQALVYHCVGCGTHHLQRMGKITSHGTGFKYGAATGPPVGPTCEFCQQRHQLGGPMWAEPLHDSAFVERVLAALESSPGRFQTEQRMQGMLSVITEELGDVPLYYTLDGLSSTIHCNTPSLLQFRSALLHAGYRVSLSHACKNAVKTDAPPTVLWDIMRCWAKIHPVKRERLAETSPASRILSVEPTLQASFTLRDDANPSSRKRGLKRFPENPEAFWGPKARAKAGGGISPSLQEKRKRHQNKRTERTDDGASLKHFPCKRFKEGNCSLGAQCCYSHEGEPPAAPSP, from the exons ATGGACGGGACCTCCCCCAACGGCTCCGGGCCCTCCCCGGGCACCGGGAGCCCCCCCGGGGCTGGTGAGACGCTCATCTCCGAAGGCCGAGCCACCATCCTCTTCCCCAGCGCCAATGAGGTCTTCTACAACCCTGTGCAAGGCTTCAACCGTGACTTGAC CTGTGCCGTCGTGACAGAGTTTGCTCGGCTCCAGCTGCAGCCGAAGGGGATCAGGG TCATCCTTCCcggggaggagatgggcacGAGCAGCCCCCAACCGCCAGAGGACAGTGATGGTGACACTGAGCTGGCACCCGACGGCCCCGAGGCCCCGCGGATGGCAAAGCCAGGAGAAGTGTGCGAG GGAGGGCTGCGGGTCCTGGAGGCGCTGGCGGCCTCGGGGCTCCGTTCCATCCGCTTTGCCaaggaggtgccggggctgcgggCCGTGGTGGCCAACGACTTCTCGGCCCGTGCAGTGGAGCTGATGAGGCGCAATGTGGCCTTCAACAGCGTGGGGGACCTGGTGACCCCCCGCATGGCTGATGCCAG gATGCTGATGTACCAGTGCAAAGCAGACAGGGAACCCTTCGATGTGATTGACCTGGACCCCTACGGCAGCCCCGCGCCCTTCCTGGATGCTGCTGTGCAGGCTGTGAGCGAAGGAG ggctgctctgcgTCACCTGCACGGACATGGGCGTGATGGCAGGGAACAGCGCCGAGACGTGTTACAGCAAGTACGGGGCCGTGTCCCTCAAGGGCAAGTTCTGCCATGAGATG GCCCTCCGCATCATCCTGCACAGCCTGGACAGCTGCGCCAACCGCTACCAGCGCTTCATCGTGCCGCTGCTCTCGGTGAGCGCCGACTTCTACATCCGCGTCTTCGTGCGGGTCTTCACGGGGCAGGCGAAGGTGAAGGCCTCAGCCAG CAAGCAGGCCCTGGTGTACCACTGCGTGGGCTGCGGCACCCACCATCTCCAGCGCATGGGCAAAATCACGAGCCACGGCACCGG TTTCAAGTACGGTGCAGCCACAGGGCCGCCCGTGGGTCCCACCTGCGAGTTCTGCCAGCAGCGGCACCAG CTGGGTGGCCCCATGTGGGCTGAGCCCCTGCACGACTCGGCCTTTGTGGAACGGGTGCTGGCGgcgctggagagcagccccggGCGCTTCCAGACGGAGCAGCGGATGCAGGGGATGCTCAGCGTCATCACTGAG GAGCTCGGTGATGTCCCCCTCTACTACACCCTCGACGGCCTCAGCAGCACCATCCACTGCAAcaccccctccctgctgcagttcaG GTCCGCCCTCCTGCACGCTGGCTACCGCGTCTCGCTCTCTCACGCCTGCAAGAACGCCGTGAAGACGGACGCGCCGCCCACCGTGCTCTGGGACATCATGCGCTGCTGG GCCAAGATCCACCCTGTGAAGCGCGAGCGGCTCGCAGAGACCAGCCCGGCTTCCCGCATTCTCTCCGTGGAGCCCAC GCTCCAGGCCTCCTTCACCCTCCGTGATGACGCCAACCCCAGCTCCAGAAAACGGGGATTGAAGCGGTTCCCGGAAAACCCTGAAGCCTTCTGGGGTCCCAAAGCCAGGGCCAAGGCTGG GGGTGgcatctctccctccctccaggaGAAGCGGAAACGACACCAGAACAAACGGACGGAGCGGACAGATGACGGCGCCAGCCTGAAACACTTCCCCTGCAAACGCTTCAAGGAG GGAAACTGCTCCTTGGGCGCCCAGTGCTGTTACTCGCACGAGGGGgagcccccagctgccccctcaCCCTGA
- the WDR83 gene encoding WD repeat domain-containing protein 83 isoform X2, which yields MPPRRPLPPPPPEEAPAPAPAPARHGLPAAAARPPRAAAAAGADGAVRAGRREGRPLQRSFDNSQLCSCGADKTVALWDVATGQVVRKYRGHAGKVNCVQFNEEATIIVSGSIDSTVRCWDCRSRRPDPVQVLDEAKDGISSVKVSDHEILSGSVDGRVRRYDLRAGELYSDYIGSPITSVCFSKDGQCTLAASLDSTLRLLDKETGELLGEYTGHRSTAYRLDCVLSEQDTHVGCASEDGNVYFWDLVEGSLALSLAVGRGVVQSLSFHPTLPCLLTATEGHIQLWREETFQPEGDAAT from the exons atgccgccccgccgcccgcttccgccgccgccgccggaagaagccccggccccggccccggccccggcccgccaTGGCCTTCCCGCGGCcgcggcccgcccgccccgagCTGCCGCGGCAGCGGGTGCGGACGGTGCAGTGCGGGCAGGGCGCCGTGAGGGCCGTCCGCTTCAACG CTCCTTTGAcaacagccagctctgctcctgcggGGCCGACAAGACCGTGGCACTGTGGGACGTGGCCACTGGACAAGTGGTCCGCAAGTACCGGGGACATGCAGGG AAGGTGAATTGTGTCCAGTTCAACGAGGAGGCCACCATCATCGTGTCTG GCTCCATTGACTCCACCGTCCGCTGCTGGGACTGCCGCTCCCGCCGGCCCGACCCTGTCCAGGTCCTGGACGAGGCCAAGGACGGGATCTCCAGTGTGAAGGTCTCCGACCACGAGATCCTCTCAGG CTCCGTGGACGGCCGGGTCCGACGCTATGACCTGCGTGCCGGCGAGCTCTACTCTGACTACATAGGGA GCCCCATCACCAGCGTCTGCTTTAGCAAGGATGGGCAGTGCACCCTGGCTGCCAGCCTTGACTCCACCCTGCGTCTGCTGGACAAGGAGACGGGGGAGCTGCTGGGCGA GTACACAGGCCACCGCAGCACGGCTTACCGGCTGGACTGTGTGCTGAGCGAGCAGGACACCCATGTGGGCTGCGCCTCCGAGGATGGCAACGTCTATTTCTGGGACCTCGTGGAG GGCTCGCTGGCGCTCAGCCTGGCGGTTGGCCGTGGCGTAGTGCAGTCCCTCTCCTTCCaccccaccctgccctgcctgctcacCGCCACCGAGGGCCACATCCAGCTCTGGCGCGAGGAGACCTTCCAGCCCGAGGGGGACGCCGCCACGTGA
- the TRMT1 gene encoding tRNA (guanine(26)-N(2))-dimethyltransferase isoform X2, translating to MRGAARAVAAFSTFRGASLCPPRGPPAMDGTSPNGSGPSPGTGSPPGAGETLISEGRATILFPSANEVFYNPVQGFNRDLTCAVVTEFARLQLQPKGIRVILPGEEMGTSSPQPPEDSDGDTELAPDGPEAPRMAKPGEVCEGGLRVLEALAASGLRSIRFAKEVPGLRAVVANDFSARAVELMRRNVAFNSVGDLVTPRMADARMLMYQCKADREPFDVIDLDPYGSPAPFLDAAVQAVSEGGLLCVTCTDMGVMAGNSAETCYSKYGAVSLKGKFCHEMALRIILHSLDSCANRYQRFIVPLLSVSADFYIRVFVRVFTGQAKVKASASKQALVYHCVGCGTHHLQRMGKITSHGTGFKYGAATGPPVGPTCEFCQQRHQLGGPMWAEPLHDSAFVERVLAALESSPGRFQTEQRMQGMLSVITEELGDVPLYYTLDGLSSTIHCNTPSLLQFRSALLHAGYRVSLSHACKNAVKTDAPPTVLWDIMRCWAKIHPVKRERLAETSPASRILSVEPTLQASFTLRDDANPSSRKRGLKRFPENPEAFWGPKARAKAGGGISPSLQEKRKRHQNKRTERTDDGASLKHFPCKRFKEGNCSLGAQCCYSHEGEPPAAPSP from the exons ATGCGTGGGGCGGCGCGGGCGG TGGCCGCCTTCAGCACCTTTCGCGGAGCCAGCCTGTGCCCCCCCCGCGGTCCCCCTGCCATGGACGGGACCTCCCCCAACGGCTCCGGGCCCTCCCCGGGCACCGGGAGCCCCCCCGGGGCTGGTGAGACGCTCATCTCCGAAGGCCGAGCCACCATCCTCTTCCCCAGCGCCAATGAGGTCTTCTACAACCCTGTGCAAGGCTTCAACCGTGACTTGAC CTGTGCCGTCGTGACAGAGTTTGCTCGGCTCCAGCTGCAGCCGAAGGGGATCAGGG TCATCCTTCCcggggaggagatgggcacGAGCAGCCCCCAACCGCCAGAGGACAGTGATGGTGACACTGAGCTGGCACCCGACGGCCCCGAGGCCCCGCGGATGGCAAAGCCAGGAGAAGTGTGCGAG GGAGGGCTGCGGGTCCTGGAGGCGCTGGCGGCCTCGGGGCTCCGTTCCATCCGCTTTGCCaaggaggtgccggggctgcgggCCGTGGTGGCCAACGACTTCTCGGCCCGTGCAGTGGAGCTGATGAGGCGCAATGTGGCCTTCAACAGCGTGGGGGACCTGGTGACCCCCCGCATGGCTGATGCCAG gATGCTGATGTACCAGTGCAAAGCAGACAGGGAACCCTTCGATGTGATTGACCTGGACCCCTACGGCAGCCCCGCGCCCTTCCTGGATGCTGCTGTGCAGGCTGTGAGCGAAGGAG ggctgctctgcgTCACCTGCACGGACATGGGCGTGATGGCAGGGAACAGCGCCGAGACGTGTTACAGCAAGTACGGGGCCGTGTCCCTCAAGGGCAAGTTCTGCCATGAGATG GCCCTCCGCATCATCCTGCACAGCCTGGACAGCTGCGCCAACCGCTACCAGCGCTTCATCGTGCCGCTGCTCTCGGTGAGCGCCGACTTCTACATCCGCGTCTTCGTGCGGGTCTTCACGGGGCAGGCGAAGGTGAAGGCCTCAGCCAG CAAGCAGGCCCTGGTGTACCACTGCGTGGGCTGCGGCACCCACCATCTCCAGCGCATGGGCAAAATCACGAGCCACGGCACCGG TTTCAAGTACGGTGCAGCCACAGGGCCGCCCGTGGGTCCCACCTGCGAGTTCTGCCAGCAGCGGCACCAG CTGGGTGGCCCCATGTGGGCTGAGCCCCTGCACGACTCGGCCTTTGTGGAACGGGTGCTGGCGgcgctggagagcagccccggGCGCTTCCAGACGGAGCAGCGGATGCAGGGGATGCTCAGCGTCATCACTGAG GAGCTCGGTGATGTCCCCCTCTACTACACCCTCGACGGCCTCAGCAGCACCATCCACTGCAAcaccccctccctgctgcagttcaG GTCCGCCCTCCTGCACGCTGGCTACCGCGTCTCGCTCTCTCACGCCTGCAAGAACGCCGTGAAGACGGACGCGCCGCCCACCGTGCTCTGGGACATCATGCGCTGCTGG GCCAAGATCCACCCTGTGAAGCGCGAGCGGCTCGCAGAGACCAGCCCGGCTTCCCGCATTCTCTCCGTGGAGCCCAC GCTCCAGGCCTCCTTCACCCTCCGTGATGACGCCAACCCCAGCTCCAGAAAACGGGGATTGAAGCGGTTCCCGGAAAACCCTGAAGCCTTCTGGGGTCCCAAAGCCAGGGCCAAGGCTGG GGGTGgcatctctccctccctccaggaGAAGCGGAAACGACACCAGAACAAACGGACGGAGCGGACAGATGACGGCGCCAGCCTGAAACACTTCCCCTGCAAACGCTTCAAGGAG GGAAACTGCTCCTTGGGCGCCCAGTGCTGTTACTCGCACGAGGGGgagcccccagctgccccctcaCCCTGA